The following DNA comes from Brassica oleracea var. oleracea cultivar TO1000 chromosome C5, BOL, whole genome shotgun sequence.
CCGCTGTACTATTTGCACAGTGAATTTCTTTCTATATATACGAACATTTACGTTCGTTGTATTACGCATCTCTCAACCTNNNNNNNNNNNNNNNNNNNNNNNNNNNNNNNNNNNNNNNNNNNNNNNNNNNNNNNNNNNNNNNNNNNNNNNNNNNNNNNNNNNNNNNNNNNNNNNNNNNNNNNNNNNNNNNNNNNNNNNNNNNNNNNNNNNNNNNNNNNNNNNNNNNNNNNNNNNNNNNNNNNNNNNNNNNNNNNNNNNNNNNNNNNNNNNNNNNNNNNNNNNNNNNNNNNNNNNNNNNNNNNNNNNNNNNNNNNNNNNNNNNNNNNNNNNNNNNNNNNNNNNNNNNNNNNNNNNNNNNNNNNNNNNNNNNNNNNNNNNNNNNNNNNNNNNNNNNNNNNNNNNNNNNNNNNNNNNNNNNNNNNNNNNNNNNNNNNNNNNNNNNNNNNNNNNNNNNNNNNNNNNNNNNNNNNNNNNNNNNNNNNNNNNNNNNNNNNNNNNNNNNNNNNNNNNNNNNNNNNNNNNNNNNNNNNNNNNNNNNNNNNNNNNNNNNNNNNNNNNNNNNNNNNNNNNNNNNNNNNNNNNNNNNNNNNNNNNNNNNNNNNNNNNNNNNNNNNNNNNNNNNNNNNNNNNNNNNNNNNNNNNNNNNNNNNNNNNNNNNNNNNNNNNNNNNNNNNNNNNNNNNNNNNNNNNNNNNNNNNNNNNNNNNNNNNNNNNNNNNNNNNNNNNNNNNNNNNNNNNNNNNNNNNNNNNNNNNNNNNNNNNNNNNNNNNNNNNNNNNNNNNNNNNNNNNNNNNNNNNNNNNNNNNNNNNNNNNNNNNNNNNNNNNNNNNNNNNNNNNNNNNNNNNNNNNNNNNNNNNNNNNNNNNNNNNNNNNNNNNNNNNNNNNNNNNNNNNNNNNNNNNNNNNNNNNNNNNNNNNNNNNNNNNNNNNNNNNNNNNNNNNNNNNNNNNNNNNNNNNNNNNNNNNNNNNNNNNNNNNNNNNNNNNNNNNNNNNNNNNNNNNNNNNNNNNNNNNNNNNNNNNNNNNNNNNNNNNNNNNNNNNNNNNNNNNNNNNNNNNNNNNNNNNNNNNNNNNNNNNNNNNNNNNNNNNNNNNNNNNNNNNNNNNNNNNNNNNNNNNNNNNNNNNNNNNNNNNNNNNNNNNNNNNNNNNNNNNNNNNNNNNNNNNNNNNNNNNNNNNNNNNNNNNNNNNNNNNNNNNNNNNNNNNNNNNNNNNNNNNNNNNNNNNNNNNNNNNNNNNNNNNNNNNNNNNNNNNNNNNNNNNNNNNNNNNNNNNNNNNNNNNNNNNNNNNNNNNNNNNNNNNNNNNNNNNNNNNNNNNNNNNNNNNNNNNNNNNNNNNNNNNNNNNNNNNNNNNNNNNNNNNNNNNNNNNNNNNNNNNNNNNNNNNNNNNNNNNNNNNNNNNNNNNNNNNNNNNNNNNNNNNNNNNNNNNNNNNNNNNNNNNNNNNNNNNNNNNNNNNNNNNNNNNNNNNNNNNNNNNNNNNNNNNNNNNNNNNNNNNNNNNNNNNNNNNNNNNNNNNNNNNNNNNNNNNNNNNNNNNNNNNNNNNNNNNNNNNNNNNNNNNNNNNNNNNNNNNNNNNNNNNNNNNNNNNNNNNNNNNNNNNNNNNNNNNNNNNNNNNNNNNNNNNNNNNNNNNNNNNNNNNNNNNNNNNNNNNNNNNNNNNNNNNNNNNNNNNNNNNNNNNNNNNNNNNNNNNNNNNNNNNNNNNNNNNNNNNNNNNNNNNNNNNNNNNNNNNNNNNNNNNNNNNNNNNNNNNNNNNNNNNNNNNNNNNNNNNNNNNNNNNNNNNNNNNNNNNNNNNNNNNNNNNNNNNNNNNNNNNNNNNNNNNNNNNNNNNNNNNNNNNNNNNNNNNNNNNNNNNNNNNNNNNNNNNNNNNNNNNNNNNNNNNNNNNNNNNNNNNNNNNNNNNNNNNNNNNNNNNNNNNNNNNNNNNNNNNNNNNNNNNNNNNNNNNNNNNNNNNNNNNNNNNNNNNNNNNNNNNNNNNNNNNNNNNNNNNNNNNNNNNNNNNNNNNNNNNNNNNNNNNNNNNNNNNNNNNNNNNNNNNNNNNNNNNNNNNNNNNNNNNNNNNNNNNNNNNNNNNNNNNNNNNNNNNNNNNNNNNNNNNNNNNNNNNNNNNNNNNNNNNNNNNNNNNNNNNNNNNNNNNNNNNNNNNNNNNNNNNNNNNNNNNNNNNNNNNNNNNNNNNNNNNNNNNNNNNNNNNNNNNNNNNNNNNNNNNNNNNNNNNNNNNNNNNNNNNNNNNNNNNNNNNNNNNNNNNNNNNNNNNNNNNNNNNNNNNNNNNNNNNNNNNNNNNNNNNNNNNNNNNNNNNNNNNNNNNNNNNNNNNNNNNNNNNNNNNNNNNNNNNNNNNNNNNNNNNNNNNNNNNNNNNNNNNNNNNNNNNNNNNNNNNNNNNNNNNNNNNNNNNNNNNNNNNNNNNNNNNNNNNNNNNNNNNNNNTGGTTGTACTCTTTTTACCTTACTATGGTTTTTCCCATTGGGTTTTCCTGGAAAGGTTTTTAACGAGGCAACAAAGACGTTAAGCGAGAGTGGATAGTGACACCGGTCCCCAAGGGGGAGTGTTATGAAAGACAGCTAAGAAAGCCAGCAGCCAGCCGAAAACATTGAAAAATATTAAAGATGTGGGGTCCGCTGCACTATTTGCACAGTGAATTTCTTTCTATATATACGAACATTTACGTTCGTTTTATTACGCATCTCTCAACCTCAATCTCTTCTCTCTCTATAATAAGAAATTCTCTCTTTCTATATCAGTGTTAGAAATTTTACGAGTATAAAATTTCGCCCTTATTTAAATTTCTGCGATACAATAAAATACCATTTCTTTTTATAACATAACCAACCTTTTAAATCTAAAAACAAATGTCATCGCAAAACAAAGTCAAAATCTCTAATCACGTCTAACATCTAGTATGTATATATGTTTTTGCTGAACATATGAACAAATTGTAGATTTGGAGAATTAAGTAGTGTAAGTCGAAATACATGTAGCTGGACACTATGAATCCAGTTGACCCAAAAAAGGAAGATATTGTGAATCCCTAACTTGTTTATTAATCTCTCGTTTCGAAACTCAACAACAGCAACATCAACAACAAAAGTTACATCGCAAAGGAATAAAAAAAAAAAGAGAACATGAAATGTGGAATGGTTGAAAGAGTTTTAGCAAAGTTTCATGGAAGCTTAATAAAGAGCTTTTGCTTTTTAAGCGAACTGTTGACCACCATTTGAAGATGAAGAAATGGTAGTAAGGACATCAGTCACTGAAGCCATCACGCTCAGTGCTGCTTTCAGTACGTCTTGTGAACATCCTGGCTTCACTATTGTCCTCACCTGACCCAACACCCCACACAACATGTTAATAAATAAATAATAATATGAATATTTCATCATTATGAAACTATAGTGAGAAAACAGAAGTTGTACCTGGTCTAGATATTCCTGGAGCTTCTTGATACGTCCCATGTAGTCTTGATCTTCAACGCAGAGACTCACTGCTTTAGCATCTGCACCTGGTCCATCGTACTGAAGCGGTCCTGGGTTTCTGTACAGATCTTCCATCAGGAATTTGTCTGCGTTCTGTCTCAACAGCCTGCCAAAAACCCATTTACATATAATAAATTAACAACTGAGAAACAAAGTTACTAAGCAAATGTCTTCATTTTCTTTTTGTGAGAAAAAAACTGCTTTTACTCGTATGCTTTGCCTTTCAGATCCACCATTGCTGGATGAATTGCAGGTCTACCAATTGAAGTTGAAGTAGAACTAGCATTTTGGGACCAGTTCTTCACCGTCATCATTGCCTACACAAAGGTGTGAGTGAGATCAGTTAAGAAAGATTACTAAGGCCATCTTTAATTAAGAAAAAAAAAGGAAGAAACTCAACTGTAATAGGTGCAGCACCACACTTCCATTTGTTTACAGGACTTTTTAAGTTGCTCACTGTTGCCATGTAACCATTCAAACCAGCTGCGAGGATGTGGTAACATATATGTCCAAGCACCTGACAGTTTTTTCCCATTCGATAGGTGTGAATATTTAGTCATCCAAGACTATTACCTTGCATAGATATTGTGGTCAGAGTGGCAGTGACTTACGTATGCATAATCACAATCGAACTTCGATGGGAGAGATCCACGAGCTTGGTAACCAAAGAAGTGACAAATAGCATTGAACTTCTTCCCCTTGTATGTGCCTTCTTTCTGTCAAGTTTCAAAGATTTAATAATATCATATCCAAGAGTGTTTCTAGATGCTGCAAACAGCTTGAGTATACATATAAGTGGATCATACCAAGCGCTTGTTCATTTCAGTCTCCACGAGATACGCCAGAAGCTTCTCCGTCTCAATCTGGAGAAGAAAGCAAAATAAGCATTAATGATTCCAACTCTTTTTATAACATATTAGCTCCCAACATTTTTTTGTTTCTTCTTCTTACTTGGGATAGCTGAGCAGAATCATCAGACTCAGGATGAAGGAGTAGCTGCAACATCAAAAATGAACATTTTTGTAAGCTTTCATACTTATTTGCTTTGGAGTAAAACAAAGAGAAGTCTCATGTCCAGGAATTCGAACCTGTTTCTTAATGAATGGAGGAAGGAATTCAAACAAAGCAGATGACCAAGGTGAGAGCTGAGTAGAGATCTTATCAGCAGCTATACCCTCCCTAAGTAGCCCATGAATTTCCTGCATCACAACAAGTCAGCTTAGACATGAGATATAATAATACTAAAGCAAACATCTCAGTATTCTAGAACGAAGAAAAATAGCTGCAAATGATAAATACATATGTTTACAAGTAGCAAATCATTACCTTTAGCAGAGCGTAGACTTCAGGGATACTCTCTATGATCCCTTCGGGAATGAGGATGACTCCATGATTCTTGTCTAGTGACAATAAATGGTATAGCAAATCAAGTTAGTGAAAGGTCAAATACATGACTGCATAATCTTTCATATTAATGAGACCTTGTCCTGCTCTTGCTTGAACTGCATCACAGATCTGCTTAGAAATGTCAAAAATGGTGAGCTTAGATGCTGCGACCTCCTCGCCCAGTATCACCTGAGAGAACGCATCACACGCAAATGAGGGGTCTAGAAATACAAACAGATCAATCAGCTACGTTAAGAAACCGACCATGTTTGGATGAGACTGGAGGGTACACTCAAGGGCAACATGAGAGTGCTTTCGACCCATAAGACGGATGAAGTAATAGTACTGCCAATAAACAAAAGAATGTGAAACTTAATATCAATATCATAAAGAGCACAGCTTTGCTTTGTTTAAACTGTAACAGATTCCACATCCTGATCAAAGTATATTTTTCCATCAGAACATGAAGTAAATAAACTGCAGTTACACTAGAGATCTCTTACTAGAGGAAAGTTCAGTAAGAAATAGCATTTACCTTCTCTGCAGAGAGAGCATCAGTGCAGGCATTGCTAATGAGCTGAGAATTCACCTGTATGAAGCAAGAGATAATTAGCCAAGCATAACATATGCCTAAGTATACCAGGACAGAGAGATCATGTTGGCTGCAATAGCTACACAAAATAACTAAGACAAAAGTAACCAGAGGATTAAAGTTCAGTTTCACCTTGCATATGGTGTCAAAACCAACGTTTGCCTCCACAAACTGATTCTTGAGATCTCCATTTGTAGTGACTGGTACACCAACTACCTGAAATTTTTATGGGTGACTCGTAGTATCAAAAGGTTTTTCTTTTAAGAAATGAAACTGAATGACCAGTGTGCTTTATAAAGGGATTTAAAAAACCAATCGAGTGAAAGAAAATGGTGATAAAGAACACATTAGGACCTTTGTTGAGCACTTTGCTTCAGCGAAAAATTCAGCAAGATGAGCGGCATCTGTGTTTGATGTTACACCTTCAAAAAGCACAATATAAAATCTTGCTTTAGTACAAAATTTACGACATAACTTTGCCAATGGTATAAATAAAGACGCTAGGTAATACCTCCAATGATAACAAGGCCATCTAGCTTCAAATCAGTGCAAGCTTTGAGAGCAGCGTTAACCTGCTCAGTGGTTCTGATCTGATCCTTGGTTCTTCCAAGCAAATCATAGCCACCTTAAAAACATACATTTCATTGCCAAATTGATCAGAATAAGGTAATGAACAAGATTCTCAGTATACCAAGACAACCTACCTTGGTTTTTGTAAGTCTGGAGTATATCATCTGTGATCTCCAGAGTCTTTTGAGCAAACAGACCTTCCGAGCCACCTATGAACATTTTACAGGAGAATAAACAAGATAAGTTATAAAGTTTGATGAATTGTTCACACACCAATGAGCATCATCAGAGAGAATGAAACATACATACCCAAAAAGCCAAGCAAGGTGCTTTTGGCGTTGTGCACTTTAAGAGCCTCGTAAAGACCCCAGATTACATTGTGTCCACCCGGAGCTTGCCTTCCACAAAACACGATTCCAACTCTGCGGTAGAAAACAGATCAAGTTAAAAACTTTTACTGGTGAAGTAAACATAGAGCCCAAGAGGAATACTGTATACCTGATAGAAGGAAGCTGAGTAATGATGTGAGCATCAGAAACTTTGGCAGCTTCCCTGAGGAAGTGAGCCAAAGGCTGGCCTAAGGTATGAGGGAAGGCGCGAGCTATGATATGGGAATCAGAGGCCTCAGCCACAGTGGTTCCATCACCAAACTCCACGCGCACAGTAGTTCCCTGCAAGCGAACGATAGCAATGACAGCTGACAAGTTGGAATAAAACAGAACAAATCTAAGACTGCAAATCCAGGAGCAGATCATATAACATTACAATCTGGAAACTTTAGATCTGCTAAATGTTCCTACCGAGTTGGATAATAAAAACAAACAGCAGAAACTTGTTGGATTAAATACAAAAAAAAATCCAAGTCCTTTCAAATAGATGCAATGAATGGAAGAACAAGGAAGGAACCTGGAGGCAAGGAGGAAGCTCGGGCTGGTACTGAGAGCGGAGTTGCTGAAGAGGAGAGAGCTCTCTTGGGATTCCGAAATCTGAATCCATTGGCTTTTTGGTTTTCTCAAGTGTGGAAGTAAGTGTGTGTGTTTGGTGAGATGTGTTTTTGAGTGAGCTGTTTCTTTCTTCACTTCAGAGAAAAATATATAGCGAGGAAGACGGAGGAATATACTATACTAACCACCAAGGCAGGCACCAAACCAAAAACACATATAAAACTATTTTTCTTGGTCTCTCTTTCTTCAGATTTAGAACAAAATCTGAAATATTCTCTCATTTGTCCAACCACATCTCGATTATTTACTAAGGAGCCACTGAATCTCGGCAATCACCCTCGACAGTACCCATGTTGCTTCCCAAAGTTGACCTCTTTTTACGAATAATACAATATCAACTCAGGGAGACTCCACAGCCCATGTTACTAG
Coding sequences within:
- the LOC106296143 gene encoding pyrophosphate--fructose 6-phosphate 1-phosphotransferase subunit alpha 1, giving the protein MDSDFGIPRELSPLQQLRSQYQPELPPCLQGTTVRVEFGDGTTVAEASDSHIIARAFPHTLGQPLAHFLREAAKVSDAHIITQLPSIRVGIVFCGRQAPGGHNVIWGLYEALKVHNAKSTLLGFLGGSEGLFAQKTLEITDDILQTYKNQGGYDLLGRTKDQIRTTEQVNAALKACTDLKLDGLVIIGGVTSNTDAAHLAEFFAEAKCSTKVVGVPVTTNGDLKNQFVEANVGFDTICKVNSQLISNACTDALSAEKYYYFIRLMGRKHSHVALECTLQSHPNMVILGEEVAASKLTIFDISKQICDAVQARAGQDKNHGVILIPEGIIESIPEVYALLKEIHGLLREGIAADKISTQLSPWSSALFEFLPPFIKKQLLLHPESDDSAQLSQIETEKLLAYLVETEMNKRLKEGTYKGKKFNAICHFFGYQARGSLPSKFDCDYAYVLGHICYHILAAGLNGYMATVSNLKSPVNKWKCGAAPITAMMTVKNWSQNASSTSTSIGRPAIHPAMVDLKGKAYELLRQNADKFLMEDLYRNPGPLQYDGPGADAKAVSLCVEDQDYMGRIKKLQEYLDQVRTIVKPGCSQDVLKAALSVMASVTDVLTTISSSSNGGQQFA